GCCGAGTAGGCGTCATAGAACTCCCGCACCGCAGCGGACTCATCCAGCACCAGACCCGCAGCCTCACGCTGCTTATCGATCTGCTCCTCGAGCGCCTCCACCAACGACATGACAGCGTCAGCGGCGTCGTCCGTCGCCTCAGCCTGCTCCTCGGTCGCGTCCGTCAGGAGTACGGCTTGAGCCTCACTGTCTGCAAGAGCCTTCTGGTACCCCGGCAGATGGTCACGCACGTCGTCCGCAGAAATCCCAAGGTTTGCGATCGCGTCGGCAGCCTTGTCAGACGATCCGTCTTGCACCATCGCCGCAAGCGCTTCGTCAAGCGAGCTCACCGTCTCGCGTGCTTGGACCAGGTCTCCTCGCATCGCGCCGGTGACATGTAGGAAGTCTGCGAGCGCAACCTGCGCCTTTGGCAAGCCCTTGGTCGACTCCTCTACCCGAGCGAAGGCGTCAGCCACGGAGTTGATGTCTTCGCCGCCAGAGACGAACTTGTCCCAGCCGTTGTAGTCAGTGATCTTCTTGAGGCTGGTGCTAGCCTCATCTCCGCCTTCCGCGACCTCGTAGAGCGCCGCAGACGTGTCGGTCAAGTTTGCCGTCTCGACGGTGATCGACTCGAGCGCAGTCGACACGGCTTCGAAACCCGCGACCACACCACCCACAATCACCCCACCTCTGACGAGAGTGCCCAGTGCGGCGGCGTGGGTCTTGGTTGCAGCTGTCGACGCCTTGGTTACCGCGGTGTTTGCCGCAGTGGCGGCGGTGAGCGATCCGATCGCCGCGGTCGACGTGACCGTGGCTGTCGCGTCGGCCGCCTTCAGCGGAAGTGCTCTGCCCAAGAGGATGTTGCCGGCCGTCGTGGCCCCGTTCCAAAGCCATTGAGCGCCCGCCGAGAGCGTCGTCGCCGTGGTGTGAATCTTCTGCCAGTTGGCGGCGACCGCGATCGCCGTGGACAACGTGCCGACGGTGACGGCGAGCACCTTGGTTTCGGTCTCGTGCTCACCCATCCACTCGAGCGCTTCCAGACCCGCAGTCGCGACCTCGGTCACGGCCGGCAGCAGTTGCGTACCAAACCGTGCGGAGAGGTCCTCCGTGACCCCAGCCAACTTCTTCTGCATGCCTGCGAGTTCATCCGACGTGCGGGCGAAGTCGCCCGAGGCGGCGGCGGCGTCATTCTGAATGATCGCCAGCGTCGCCGTGACCTTGTCCTGCTCCGTCAACTCCGAGGCGACCTTCTTGCCCGTCGCGGCCAGAGCCTCCTGCTGCACCCGTGCCGTCGAGATGTTCGGGATCAGCTTCTGCAGCGAGTCGTACTCGCCACGCATCGCACCCGAGATGCGGTCGATCACGTCAGCGGTTGGGAGATCCCGGAACGAGCCCAGGTCGGCCGCGAGCTGCACCGTGGTCTGCGACATGTCGGCAGCCTGATCCGAGGCAAAGCCGAGCTGCGTGAACATGTCACCAAACCCAGCGGACGCCTCGAGCGCCGCCTGCTTCGACATACCCACGGTCTTGTAGGCCGTGTCGCCCCACTCCAACATCGCGTCGGCCTGGTCACCAAACAGGACCGTCGTCATGTTGACGGTCTCCGTCAGATCACGCGCTGCACCAATCGACTTCACCGAGAAGTAACCCGCGCCAGCCGCGAGCGCGACGAACTGTGCCGTGCCGGCAACCCGCAAACCGTTGAGCGCACGCTCTTGAGCGTTCAGCTTGTCCGACATCTTGTCGAAGACCTTGGACGCGTTGTCCTTGGCCAGAATGTCGAACGTGATGTTCGAGGGACGGGTCGCCACAGTGCACCTCCTGTCGGCGTGAGTTGGCTACTTGGGGGGCAATGCTTCGAGGTCTTCGCAGAACAGCAGGAACTGCTCGAGCGTGAGCGCACCGACGTCGCTGGGCGACAGGTGGTAAATGCGGGCGAACACCGGCAGGCGGAGATGAACGGATACTCGGACTGACGCCTCCTGGGCTACTGCGGGCCAGTGGTCTCCGGTGTCGGCTCCGTGGCGCCGTCGGAGGCCGGAGCGGAACCCTTCGACGGAGACTGAGGGTCCGCGTTCTCCGACTCCTCGGCCATCGCACCATCGGAGGTGTCGAGCATCGCTTCGTCTTCAGGGTCATCCGGCATCGGTGTGAAGTCCGACAGGCGCATCGAGCACACCTGGCGCCAACTGACAGGGAAGCCGCCTGTGCGAAGCGTGGCGAACCCGATCAGTTGACTCAGAATGATCTCGTCGTTGCCGGTGATCTCCGAGGGCGGACCCGAATACTCCTGACCTGTACGGGCCGCATGCTGCTCGAGGTGAGCGAGCCTGGATCGGTAGGTCAGGGCTTCGAGATCCGTCAGGCGCCACCCCAAGGCGCCAAGCGCTTCGGCCAGGTCGCTCATCTGCATGTCGAGTGGACGAACAATCGGCAACTCCGCGCCCGCCCACGGCAGGGTCTCGTCGGACGGGGTGATCTTGTAGCGCATGGGAGCGCCTCCAGCTTCTATTCGACGGGATGAGACTTGATCAACTTCGCGGCTTCATCGACTACGGCAATCAGGGCCTCGCGGGCCTCGACAATGCCGCCAGCAACACCACGTTGGAAGTACTGGTTACCGGCCTGCTTTGCGTAGGGACGTGTGCCCCGGGGTGCGAATACGGGGTGTTCCCACGTTTTCGCGTTCAGAGCCTTGTTGCCCCAGAACGGCTTTGCCGACGCCACCCGCACCGCGGCGCCCCTGCCGGTGCGCGGTGTCCGCACTTGTGTGGTGAGGTTCGATGCGACCTGGTCACGCAGGCCCGTGTGGTAGCCACGAGCCGACGCCTGCGCATCCAAGCCAATGATGCGAGCGCCAGCCAGTTGACGGGCACGCGGGCCCCTGCGATACCCTCCACGGCGACTCGGTTGAGCCATCGTGTAGCGGGTGCGAGAGACAGTCGCACCCACGGGCACACTCGCCAAGATCGACTGCTGCTCCTCGATGATCGACTCACCGGTCTCACGCAGCGACCGGCGCATGTCCCGCGCCAGCTTCGGACTGATCGCCTTCAGGTCATCGACGACGGCCCGCAGGTTCGTCTTGACGTCATACAGCGACGCATCCGACGTGGCCATGGCAGACCCGCTAGACCGCGGTGTCGGTCGACTGGTAGCAGACGTACACCGGGGACGTCGACGCGGCGACGAGGTCCAGAGCCTCGAAGTTCATTGACGTCACGATCGGGGCGTTGTTGCCGTCCTGAGGCAGCGAGTCGTTGAACACGATCGCCGGGATGTACACCTGCAGTGTCGCCTTCGACGAGGCACCGATCGTGGTCGGGTGCTCGAAGTTCAGCAGCAGCGACAGGCGGGTCTGGTTCAGCAGCGCGTCGCGCATCGTGGTGCCCTGCAGTTCGATGTCGAGCGACCCGGTCACGTCGACCATGCCGCGCTCCGACGTGCGGGTCCGCTTGCCCGCACCACCCAGGTTGAAGCCGCCGGCGTCCAGGTTGTTCTTCACGGTGACCTTGCCGCCCTTGATGAACGCCACCGGGTCATCGGCCGTCGTGGCCAACGTGGTGTCCGTGGGCTTGGTGACCGTGGCGCCGATGTAGATCTCGCCACCGACGAACGTCAGGGGCTCAGCACCGACGACGTAGGACGGCGACGCATACGCCTCGCCCGTCACCACCTCGCGGGAGATCCACTCCAACGCCAGCTTCACGATGGGCGATGCGAAGTCGATCTCCATCTGCTCACACACCGAGCCAGGGAACGTGTACGCCTGC
The Demequina sp. TMPB413 DNA segment above includes these coding regions:
- a CDS encoding phage tail tube protein codes for the protein MTNVLDSSIGIKEESVFGTAVTVDRFPEFISESMNFKNTYAQSEGRRVGARVKRSAGRVLEKVDAGGQIGLEAVTKGLGVWLEAVLGTKTVTETADTGVYLQVHTPATTGPAKSYTIQKGLPPVGGGAVQAYTFPGSVCEQMEIDFASPIVKLALEWISREVVTGEAYASPSYVVGAEPLTFVGGEIYIGATVTKPTDTTLATTADDPVAFIKGGKVTVKNNLDAGGFNLGGAGKRTRTSERGMVDVTGSLDIELQGTTMRDALLNQTRLSLLLNFEHPTTIGASSKATLQVYIPAIVFNDSLPQDGNNAPIVTSMNFEALDLVAASTSPVYVCYQSTDTAV